Sequence from the bacterium genome:
TCTTATTTCCGTTAAATTCCATTCAGTACTCTCCAACCGCTATGGAGTACATCGAAAAATTTGGAATTGAACCTGAAAATTTAAGCCTGATGCTGACATTTGTAAACGATTAAATTCCACTGATTATTTAATTCCAATTCCATAGCTCATATATCTCTCTCCCCTCTCCTGGAATCAAATCAAAACCTCTATCAATACTCAATCTATACAATCCCACACACTATCTCCTATCACGTTCCACGTACACACCCCGTCGGGCATCAGCCCGACGCATATATTTATTATATCGGTCTATTATTTTTCTCTGCCAACTGCTCTCTATTTTCCTCTATTTATTTCTGCCTTATTCTTACTCTTTTTTTACCCTATTCGTTTACCTCTCTTACTAGCCATTGCTATTTTATCTTATTCTACCTATTCTATTTTGCTTGTACTATTTTACTACTCTATCAATATCAATCTGCGAGCCTCAGCGAGCACTAACAGCTGAGCGGAGCGAATGCTGTACAGCTCCTGCAAGAAGCTCTATCTTATCTGTGCGCCCTCCTGCGAGGTGTAAGTTAGACCTCCAACTTTGAGAGTGGAGCAAAGCGACCTCCAAAGGTGAGAGCTGGAAAACTGACCTCTGCGAGCGGAGCACACTAATTATTCTATAATATCTCTATGTTTTATCAATCAACTCTTTCAATAATCTTCTATGACAATGTTCATCGGACTTCTCCCAACAAAGCAAGGTTACTGCCTTTTTCTCTGACAATTCGGCTATCTTCTTAATTGCCTGCTGTCTTTCAGCATCTTCTATTTCCCGTTTGTATCTTTTTTCGTATTCTACCCAGTCAATCCTGTGTTCAATCCAATCTTCTAATAGTTCTGTGCTTGGTCCCAATTCTTTTATCCATCTATCTACATTAGCCTTCGGCACACCTCTTGGCCATTTTCTCATAACTAATATTCTTATCCCGTCTTCCGGTTCTTTATCTTCATACACCGATTTCGTTTTTAACATATCTTCTTTTTATTTTTTATGATTAGCTGAACTGAAGTGAAGCGCCTTTTATGTTTTTTTGATTAGCGTATCAAAAATATGGGAACACTTACTATTAATACATTTTGTCTTTCCACTTTAAATATCTCAATCCTTCTTCATAATATGTTTTTATATATTCAGGCACTACTACTTCTTTTAATATTTTATAAGGTCCGATTTTTGAATCAAAGTAATGTTCCTCTGCTGAATTAGGCCACATTCCTATGTAACAATCCCCACTGTAATCCTCTGGCCAATCAAAAACTCCCTCAATTTGACCTCTAAGTTTATTATCTATATAGAATCCAATAAATCCTCCATGTTTTGTTTTTGACCAGCAAACAGTAAATAAATGCCACTCTTCAGAAAGTTTTTCAGAATCAGGTGAGCCAACAAATAATCCTTTATGTTCATGTTTTCCCTTGCTCCAGAAACTCCAAGATTTTTCATCTCCAAATCTGGCAATTGCAAATACATTTATATAAGTATTTTTACCACCTATGTTTGTATACTCCCCTTTGTTTGTTGCATATCCTATTATATACTTATTTCCTGTAGTGGAGTTAAGTTTTTCTGTAACTTTAGCCCATATAAAGAAAGTGCCTTCACTATTGCTAATAAAAGAGTTATTAATTTTAACCGCATTCTTACTAGAATAACTAATATCTTTAATTTCTAGAGATTCCCCTATATATTTCTCATAATAGGTTGAAAATTCTTTTATTATATTCTTCTCGTCATCACTTAGAAAGTCATTGTTTTTAAACTTCTCCGCTAATTTTTGAAGTTCAGTAAGATAACATTGCTCATTAAGAGAGGTTAAATCTATATATTGTGGATGTCTAGATGAATTAAGGAATTCAATAAATTTTTTAGCATCTTTTTCAAGGAGAGAGACTATATATTTGCTTACAGTTTCCTTATTATTTTCTGTAGGTGTTTCCCAGTTAGTTGCCCATTGGTACAATACGAACCCCCATTTCCTTTTAACCAGCAATTCATCAAATATATCTCTTCCACTGTCGACAAAATATTTCTTTAACCTATCATTAAGCTTATCTTGCAAATCATCAATTTTTACTGTTTTATAAATACTTTCTTCTTTTCTTTTTAAATCATGTATAATGTTAACAGCAAAATAAAGGCTTGGCGTTTCAGTAATTATTTTTTCTAACATACTTTGTGTTTTTTTTGTATCTATCGTTTCATTAATTAATTTCATTAACAAAATATCTGCCTTGTCGTATTCGGAAATAAAATTCTCTTGTTTTTTTGTCGAGAAATTATCTACATTTGCATAGATAATTTCTATTATATCAATAGCCATACTTTCTTCTATTTGATATATAAAACTAACAAGTTTGTTGAAAAAATTTGAAAGCCTATTCTCTTTTTGCAATTTAAAAATCTGATTGCGGATAGCTTCTTTTCTATCATTATTATTTGTTATTTGCCGCCAATTACCTAATGTCGTTTCTATATATCCGTCAGCCAATTCTAACAAAGGGATTTTCCCAATAAAATATTTTGGGAAATATTCAGAATGCATAAGTCGCTTATCTTTCCTGTTCTTTTCTGTATCTCTGGAATATATTTCTCTTTCAGCAAAAGCATCTTTTACTTCAGTAAATATAGCTTCAAGTAAGTTCATTAAAATATCTTTATCTTTTTCATTATTAAGAATCTCTTCTGCATGTTTTTTTATTTTTGGGTATCTATCTTTTTTATCTATTGCCCAAAATGGAGAAGAGAGATAATTATATTCGGGAACATAAAACCACCAATTCTCCCATATATCATCATAAACCTTTGGATAAAAAATTCTTATTATTTCTAAAATAAAAAAATCATATAGATTTACTTCTAACTTCCCTTCAGTTACAACCGATGGAAGAGTTGAATATACGCCATTTAAATATCTTTTGATTATACGTAAAGTTCTAAATAGTCTTTTTAATTGAAAAGTATAGATATTGGAGAATTCTTTTGCAAAGGATTGCCTATCTTTTTCCGTAATCTTAAGCTTATCGAAAAGATTATTTTTTGATTGCGCCCATAATTCTAATATTTCATTTCTATCTTTTTGGTTTGAGATAAAATTGAAATCCTTTTCTATCAGTTCACGCTTGAAATAAAGATAATCATCTTCCGGTTCTATGTTAACGAATATTTTAACCCAGTCATTTTTAATATCGCCAATTTTCTTAAAAATATCTTTAAGTAATTCTATATGAAAACTTCCATCAATATGAATATTAAAAAATTGTTCAATATATATATGTTCTATAGCTGGTAAATTAATAGGACATTGAACGATTTTATCGATAAACTCTGATTTTACTACAGATTCATGGCTAATATCATGTTTTTCTTTCAAAATTTCCTTAATTGCGTTTACATCGAAGCTTAAAACAAAAATCGTATTTTTGAACTTTGTGTTTAAACGGATAAGTTTGAAAACCAGCAATACTTCTTCTAACTGAAGCCTATCAATATCGTCAATAAAGATAATAATTTTTTTCCCCGTCCATTCGATATATTTACCTATTTTTTCTCCGATTTTTTTCGCAGATTCATCTGAATGTGGAAAATTAATCTTAATTCCTGTTTGTGGAATTCCCACGGAGATAAGATTCAGATATTTTTTAAACGTCTTATTAAACTCTGGCGAGAAAATAAATTCTTTGCTTAAAGTATTCTCAAGTTGAGTATAAAAGGCAGTTAAAATCGCCTCTTCGTCTTTAAAATACCAAGGTTCAAAACTCATAATTAGATATTCGGCATTAGCTTCAAGTTTGTTTTTTAATAGATTAATCACTGAGGTTTTACCTTCACCCCAGCTTCCATAAAGCCCATAAACAAAGGAGTCCTTGAATGGAAGGTTTGTAATAGAATTATGGAAGTCTTCAATAAACTTACCTCTTCCAAATAAATCCTGTTTAGAAGTCTCAATGGGTTCATCAGAAAGTGAAAAGATATTTTCCTCTTTTGTATTGGTCCCTGCTTTTTTATTCCAGAGGTAACTTGATAAAAACCATATAAATACAAATATGAAATTTAGCGCTATTAATTTAAAAGTATTGCCCCCCATAAAAATGGGTATAGGTTTAGGAAAATAAATCAAAAAGCAAGTTAATAAAAAAATAAAACTAAAAAAAATAGTTAAAATTATACAATTGAGACTGCTTAAAACTTGTCTATTTAATTGTTTAGTATTCTTATATTTCTGCCAGAATTCTTGTGTTTTACTCCAAGAATGAAAAAGGAAAAACAATAGGAGAGAAGAAATGGCTACACTTATAATTTTATTAGAAAAATTTTTTATTAAGCCACAATTTATCCAAATAAGTAAAATCAGACAGGTAATAAAGATAGATAATAAAAGATATTTAATTTTTTTCATAAAAATTTGTAGCAATAATATTATTTTTTTTATTGTATATAGAATAAATAATATAAATTCCAATATAATCAAGGATTTTTTTGTATCCGAGAAGATAATTTTTAGAGTATTCCTAAAGTTTCTCTTTATAAAAAACGTATAAAAAATATTATTTTGTATATTTTGACAATATTTCACATACATAAGGAATAGATAATGTTTTTTCTATAAAAGACAAGCAAAATAAATAAAAAAATCATCATTCAAGCAGTAGCGGGCTATCTGCCCGCTACTATTTCGTCTATACGCTTGGAAGCTTCCGCTTTCGTCATCCCTTCGACTGGCTTTATGCCAAGTTTTTTTAGATAAGCCATCTGCTTGGGTGTTGCCGGCTTATTGCCGTTACCGTTCCCATTGGCTTTTATCTCTTCCATCCTTCTGTCTTTCGCAAGTTCCTGCATTATCGCTAATGCTATCCCTTCCTTGTCTTTCGCTTCCGGAAGCTTCTGCTGAATGCTTTCAAACAGCTCTATGTATTCTTCTGCGTTCATTTTAATCACCTCCTGCCAATTTTATTTGAAATTACCTCGCAATTCGAGGCGTAATAAAAAAACAAAAAAATAAACAAGTTTGCCGGATTTGCTATCGTCATCTTAATGACATATCAGCAAACTCGGAGTTCCATAGCTCACGGTGCAAATCTGACAAACAGGCATGAGCAGCAGTCAACGCATCATTGTCTATTGCACGAATTGCATATCCGACTTCGCTTTTCACGTTCTCGACGAAATTCCGCACTCGCTCAAGCGAAACCCTTTTCGCTCTTGGCTTTGCTTGTAAAACGTTGCTCCTGCGTTGTTTGACGAAGTTTTTCTTCAAGCCAATCAGCGATGTCAAAAAGCTTATAAGTTTGCTCGCTGAATAGCTTGTAACTTCATTTTGCAAAGCTTTCTCTACAAACTGCTTATATCTTTTTTCGATTCTCTCTGACTTCAGCAATTGCTCAATCAAATGCCTCTGCTTCTCTGTAATCAGCTTCATATTGCTCTGTTCTATGATTTCAGTTTCCATTTTTTGTTCGAATTTATCCTCCATATCAATTTAGTTCCAGACTTGACGGTCTGATTCACCCTTTGAATTGGGCTTAAACATTATCTCAAAAATCCCGAAGGGATTGGAGCGGTTTCTCGAGCGGTGAAGAGAACTGAGCCACAAAATATTTAATGTCCCTGGATGCGAACAAAGTATCGCACCGAAATTGCGAATAGAAATTTCGGCTTTAAATATTTTAGAGACACTGCGGGTTCTTGCGAGATTGGGGTGCTTGCTCCCAATCGTGCTTCTTACAGAAGAAGCGAAACCGAACTCGTGGTTGATGGGGACTTGGACACATCAAAAATTATTATAAGTTAAGGGCTGGTGTGGCTGGCTGAACTTGTAATAGTTTAACGAGTTCGGAGAAATAGAAAGAGTAGGAAAAGTTCAAAAGAAAAACCATAGAGAAAACATCGGTTGTCTTTGCGGTTTGTCTTTTTGTAGAAAGATGCGAAAAAACTTGCCAAATTAGAATTATGTATGTAATAAAAATTATATATTTTTTCAGGGATAAAGAGATGAAAAACAAAGGAGAGAAAAAAAAGAAAAAATTTGAGAAAATATTAACACTTATCAAGAAAACCATATTAGACTCTACTGAATGGGCAGGTTCTTGGTATTACGAAGTCGCAAAAATCTACTATATAGAACAACTTTCCGGTGAAGCCCAAAAAATATTAAAAAGATTAGTACAATTGTATGATAAAAAAATACTGGAAGAGAGGGCAAAACCAAGTATAGGAGTTGGATATCTGGGAATACTTGAGGAAAGTGTAAAAGCTTACAGCCTCTTAGTCTTAATCTTCATAGAAAAGAACGAGAAGCAAGAAATTATAGAACTCTACCCTAGAATAGTTGAGATAGGGACTGAAATCGCTATTTGTGAAAAATGTCAAAATACGGCATTTTATTTAAATTCCCGATATGAAGAGACGGTGCATATTTATAATAATTTGATAAATGTATTGGTTAATTATCCTTTGGAAAGGCAATATCTTAATGACAATTATTCCGAATTGACTTATGAAAAAGCGCTGAATTTACTCAAAAAAATAATATCAGTGGATTCTATAGAAGTATTAGATACTGGTCAGAAAACTACAATAGAAATCCCAGAAGTTAAAATTGAAAAATCTCCCGAAGCACTTGCGCTAGACAACTTTATTATATTAAAACATCGGGAATTAATTAAAAAAATAAGTGACGGGAGACCAATAAGCAAAAAGGGATTCGAATCCCTTGTAACTAACTATAGAAAAATACAAAAGAATAAATCTGCAAATATTGAAGAACTTTGGTCTCTTGCTATAAAGCTTTCCCAAGAGAGATTGTATGACTATGCGATAGAAATTTGTAAGAAATTAATAAAAAACAAACCAGATTGTGCTGAGTTTTATTATTATATGGGATTGGTGTATTTTCAATCCGGGGCATGGGATTGGTTGAAGATAACTAAATCTAAAAAAGCATATAAACTTGGAATAATTGCTTTTAAGAAATCCCTTAGTTTGGGCAAAAAATCTTATGAAGTTTACCCTGAGCTATTAAGGGGATATGGAATATTAGGAGATAGGGAACATTTCAACAGAATTGACAAAAAATGCCTTTCTATAGAATTTAAAGACAAAGTAAAGAATTTGGATTGGAGAGAAGAAGTTTTGGCATCAATTATTTATGTAGAAAGGACACGACTCCAAGCTGTTTCTATGTACAAAATGTTAAAAGAAGAAAAATATAGAGACGCTTATATTCTTCTAAATCAAGCTATAAGAGTTTGCCAGGGAAATCTATATTTTTCAGCATACTTCTTACTTTCATCTGTTTGTGATTTACTAAATAGACCTTATGAAGCAGTAAAAGCCTGTATAAAGTGTAGAGAATTGGAACCAAGGTTTGGATTCTCTTATTATAGAATTGGCCTTTATTTACTCCATAGGCTAAAATTTAAGTCTGCTGCTCTATATTTTAAACACGCAGCCGAAATATGTTATAGATATCATGATATAGAAGGAGATATCTCTACGGCAAAATATCACTATGCTCTCGGTATGTTAAGTTGGGAAAACGGCGCTTTACCGGAGGCGTATCAGCACTTTTTGAAATATAAAGAATTTATAAAATATTCTAAAACTATTAGCGAGATAGAATTTGAAAAACTTACTGAATTAGTGGATGTTGACAAAAAAATAAATAATTTTCCAAAATGCAACAATTTCCATGAATTAGAAAAAAATGTAATAGATGTATTTATTGATTTACAAAAATTATTTCCGAACCCACATTCTGTAAAACAGCCTTTAGGGTTATTAATTTTGGCAAAGTTTTGGTTCCTTTTTGATATGATTCATGTGCTTGACCCAACTTTTGAGGGATATAACAAATTGAAAGAATCAATAAATCAATATCCTCCAGAGGATATTGTTCCCTTTTCTGAAAAAAGGCTTGGCGTCCATCTTTCTAAAAAATTTTATACTCAATTACACTTTATAAAAGGGATGCAAGCAGTTAATAGACTTGAAAATTTTATTTTGGAAATAAAGTCTTATTCGGAACCAAGTATAATTCCGCAAGAAAAACAGATTCAATTGATAAAAACCCTTAGTGACCTTGCTACAGTATGTGATGGAGAAGCAAGCAGATATGTTGGAAGCAGATTAATAAGCCAAGTTTCAATTATTGAAAACCTGCAAGAACTACAGAGTCAATACAATGAGCTAAAAAAAGAAGTAAAAGAAGGTTTTATCCAAGAATATAAGTTAATAGAAGAACATTTTATGAAAATAAATTCTATCGTACAAGAACAGAAAACCAAACTGAAAATTCAAGAGCCAGAAGAAAAATTTACAAAAGTACCAAAAGAAAAAGCTGATTATGAAATTATAACTAACAAAGGACCTATTTTAGAAGGGTTTTGTACTCGTAAAGATTTTGAAAAGTTTGAGGCCAACTTTGATAAATCACATTATAATTTATGGTTACATAAAACAAAATATGAGTTTTTTATCAATGGCAAACAAAAAATTATTTTACCTCCTGAACAAGAGTACCTAATTGCTGTTCTCAAAGGAAAAGGAGAACTTGTTAGCAATAAAGAACTTACATCTATATTTGGCACTTACGAGAATGCCCGTAAGTACAGAGCAAGTGTGAGAAAAGACCCTGTTTTAGAAAAATATATAAGGCATATCATTCCAAAAGGAGATAAACTCGAGGCAGATGTTTCTTTTTGTCTAATAATTGAGGTGAAAAAAGATTAAAAAGAATTTCCCACTTCTAATTTGTAATGTAGCACATCATAACACGCTTTTGTAAAATTTTTGTGAAGTTCAAAAAAATATTCGCCTTTTTCTTTCACCCTAAAATTCAATTCACTAAAACATTTTTTTAAGCATTTATCTATTCCCAAACATTCGGTATCAGAGGTTGTTTTATGCACTATTACATTTTGAATATAGCGTTTTTTTCGATTTTCCCTGTCATGTTCATATTCTGTTTTAAGAACATTTGCATGCTTGTTAACTGCAGGCAGTTTTTGTAGCCTTTTTTCGAGACTATATGGATTCTCTCCGGAAGTATAATAATTGTAGGTACATTTTAATTGAGAACCTAATAAAGGACAAGATGAATCACGCATTATCCTCATAAGTCTTGCAAAAATTAAAATTTCCTCTTTTTCTGGTAAGAATTTTTGTTCAAGAAGTGTTGGCAATGTTTTTTCAAGATAATGACTATGATTGATTAAATACGTTTTTTTATGTGTAATGCTATCTAAATTCTTTACATATAACTTTTGGAGAGCAGATAAATTCAATCTTTTATAATAGGTAAAATCGGGGGCATATCCATCTACCATAACTGCTTCTTTCCACTGCTCTTGTTCCTTTTTTTCGAGCTTTAACCATACCATGAAAAACAAAGATACAACTGGTTTTTAATCCTTTCGTTCACAAATAAGTACAAATTTTCTCAACAAAAGAACTGAGTATTTTTTTCACTATGTTATGGTTCACCCGATGAATAAAAAAGGGGGGACAATGAAAAGAAAAAATATCTCCGCGAGCAAAATAATGTTTTTGGGATTCATACTCTTCCTGTTTGCATTAAATATGCTTGTTCCAGCTGTTGAGCTCCACGAACCTGTTGAAATATGGAAGTATCCCAACCGTAGGAAAACGCTTCTGCATAAAATAGATAACAACATTACCTGCATTTGTTCAGCAGATAATACAAAAAAAAGGGGGTGCGTATGTACGCATTTTTATGGATAGCAGTAGCAGTTCTCGTAGGCTCTCTGATAATATATGCTTTTCAAAAAGAGCTTACGCAGCTGGTCTCAAAAGTCCTTGACCTTGTCAAAGGTCTACTTGAGACATCTGAGTCGAAACTGGGTGTGGCAGTCACTAAAGTCTCCCGTTCGCTCAAGGGAGTCTTGCCTTTCATGGTATATGTTTTCGCGTTCGGGATTGCTTTTGTAGGAATAGTTAGCTCCTGTGTGGATTTTTCCTTAATCAAATTCTCTGTCAATGTAATTGGTCTTGCAAATACAACCTTATTTCACACAAACCACGGGAATGTTTCCGCAGCATCTGCTGTTGCATTATTTATTGTCATGATGGAATGGATTCTGGGCTATCTTAATAACGAAAAAACGAAAAGAGAGAGACAAAATGATGGTCAATCTAAAGCCAAGCCATCCGGTTTTTTGCTTGCTTTCATCGGTATTGTTGTGGTATCCGCATTTTTGACTTTTGAACGCGTGATAGAGATGGAAGCGGGGACAAGAGTCCCAATAGTAGGCGCTTTCAGAGGTGCACCAGTTGAATTATTGGCTTTTATCAGCGCATTTTTAACAATTCTTACTGCAATCACGATATACTGGACCAGTCCTTCCCTTGATATAGCACTGCATGGTTTGATGTTTCTTGTTGTAATTGTAGTTATTGTGGTTTTAAGCGTTCTCCGTGGAATGACATGGCTAGTTCTTAAACTGATAGAAGGACTGCGTCCTATCTTGCTTATCATAACAGATTTACTCAGCAAAATCGGGAAATTTATAGTAAGCGGT
This genomic interval carries:
- a CDS encoding P-loop NTPase fold protein, encoding MKKIKYLLLSIFITCLILLIWINCGLIKNFSNKIISVAISSLLLFFLFHSWSKTQEFWQKYKNTKQLNRQVLSSLNCIILTIFFSFIFLLTCFLIYFPKPIPIFMGGNTFKLIALNFIFVFIWFLSSYLWNKKAGTNTKEENIFSLSDEPIETSKQDLFGRGKFIEDFHNSITNLPFKDSFVYGLYGSWGEGKTSVINLLKNKLEANAEYLIMSFEPWYFKDEEAILTAFYTQLENTLSKEFIFSPEFNKTFKKYLNLISVGIPQTGIKINFPHSDESAKKIGEKIGKYIEWTGKKIIIFIDDIDRLQLEEVLLVFKLIRLNTKFKNTIFVLSFDVNAIKEILKEKHDISHESVVKSEFIDKIVQCPINLPAIEHIYIEQFFNIHIDGSFHIELLKDIFKKIGDIKNDWVKIFVNIEPEDDYLYFKRELIEKDFNFISNQKDRNEILELWAQSKNNLFDKLKITEKDRQSFAKEFSNIYTFQLKRLFRTLRIIKRYLNGVYSTLPSVVTEGKLEVNLYDFFILEIIRIFYPKVYDDIWENWWFYVPEYNYLSSPFWAIDKKDRYPKIKKHAEEILNNEKDKDILMNLLEAIFTEVKDAFAEREIYSRDTEKNRKDKRLMHSEYFPKYFIGKIPLLELADGYIETTLGNWRQITNNNDRKEAIRNQIFKLQKENRLSNFFNKLVSFIYQIEESMAIDIIEIIYANVDNFSTKKQENFISEYDKADILLMKLINETIDTKKTQSMLEKIITETPSLYFAVNIIHDLKRKEESIYKTVKIDDLQDKLNDRLKKYFVDSGRDIFDELLVKRKWGFVLYQWATNWETPTENNKETVSKYIVSLLEKDAKKFIEFLNSSRHPQYIDLTSLNEQCYLTELQKLAEKFKNNDFLSDDEKNIIKEFSTYYEKYIGESLEIKDISYSSKNAVKINNSFISNSEGTFFIWAKVTEKLNSTTGNKYIIGYATNKGEYTNIGGKNTYINVFAIARFGDEKSWSFWSKGKHEHKGLFVGSPDSEKLSEEWHLFTVCWSKTKHGGFIGFYIDNKLRGQIEGVFDWPEDYSGDCYIGMWPNSAEEHYFDSKIGPYKILKEVVVPEYIKTYYEEGLRYLKWKDKMY
- a CDS encoding DUF488 family protein is translated as MLKTKSVYEDKEPEDGIRILVMRKWPRGVPKANVDRWIKELGPSTELLEDWIEHRIDWVEYEKRYKREIEDAERQQAIKKIAELSEKKAVTLLCWEKSDEHCHRRLLKELIDKT